A region of Lycium barbarum isolate Lr01 chromosome 1, ASM1917538v2, whole genome shotgun sequence DNA encodes the following proteins:
- the LOC132626663 gene encoding myricetin 3-O-methyltransferase 3-like, with amino-acid sequence MDLALSNEEENSLMKAMNLPAGLYLNMVLRAAIELDLFEIIAKANTQLSSYEIACQIPTKNPKAPLLLERILRFLASQSFLTCNITKDDDGQTHTSYNLTPLSQSLISDENGSSIAPFLLLTTDPVGVNSWFHLKDAILDGEIPFNKAHGVHAFEYHGKDSRFNVVFNKAMQNHTCIEMNRILECYKGFQGVNEVIDVGGGLGISLASIISKYPNIKGTNFDLPPVIKDAPTYEGIEHVGGDMFNSVPKGEVIILKAVLHDWDDEYCLKILKNCWSALPKDSKVVVIEKIQPEYPETNDLSKHTFGVDMLMMTMLDGGKERTKQQFEALAKQAGFAALKVICRAYYCWVMELYKY; translated from the exons ATGGATTTGGCTTTATCCAATGAAGAAGAAAATTCTTTGATGAAGGCTATGAACCTTCCTGCTGGTTTATATCTTAACATGGTTTTAAGAGCTGCCATTGAACTTGACTTATTTGAGATCATAGCAAAAGCTAATACTCAACTATCTTCTTATGAAATAGCATGTCAAATTCCCACAAAAAACCCTAAAGCCCCACTTCTTCTTGAAAGGATTCTAAGGTTTCTTGCAAGTCAGTCTTTTCTCACATGCAATATTACAAAGGATGATGATGGGCAAACTCACACATCATATAATTTGACACCTTTGAGCCAGAGTTTAATCTCAGATGAAAATGGATCATCAATTGCTCCCTTTTTACTACTGACTACTGATCCAGTAGGTGTCAATTCATG GTTTCACTTGAAAGATGCAATTCTAGATGGTGAGATACCATTCAACAAGGCCCATGGAGTGCATGCATTTGAATACCATGGAAAAGATAGTAGATTCAATGTGGTGTTCAACAAAGCTATGCAAAACCACACTTGCATTGAAATGAATAGAATTCTTGAGTGTTACAAAGGCTTCCAAGGAGTAAACGAGGTAATAGATGTGGGAGGTGGACTTGGGATATCGTTGGCTTCTATAATTTCTAAGTATCCTAATATCAAGGGTACCAATTTTGACCTACCTCCTGTCATCAAAGATGCTCCTACTTATGAAG GCATAGAGCATGTGGGAGGAGATATGTTTAATAGTGTTCCTAAAGGGGAGGTAATCATTCTGAAG GCAGTACTTCATGACTGGGATGACGAATATTGCCTGAAAATATTGAAGAATTGTTGGAGCGCTTTGCCAAAAGATAGTAAGGTTGTGGTAATAGAAAAAATACAACCAGAATATCCAGAGACTAATGATCTTTCTAAGCATACATTTGGTGTTGACATGTTAATGATGACTATGCTTGATGGAGggaaagaaagaacaaagcaacaATTTGAAGCCTTGGCTAAACAAGCTGGATTTGCTGCTCTCAAAGTAATATGTCGTGCATATTATTGTTGGGTCATGGAGTTGTACAAGTATTAA